The window CATGTTCTGATCAGAATTAAGGAGAGAGCTTGGCACATGCAGATTGTAGAGTTGAAATACAAAAGAGGTCCCcgtgtttaattttttttttgcagtctttttaaCGCTTCTCCTGGAGATGTCTGCGTTTGTTCCTGTAGAGCCTGTCTTCTGCTAAGTTGTGTTGTCTAATGTTACACATAAGGCAGCAGGAATCAATATTACAAACATATATTACAGATGTGTAATAAAGGATCTTGAGGAATACCTTCTCCTTGGGCTATGTAGCCCCATGCATTACGTGCTTAAAACATCCAGGACTCTGtgctgagaagcagcaaaatgctttctgctgcttatGCTCAGTGGTGAAGCTTGGTTTGCTCTCATTCTCTTTCTGTGGAAGTGGGGCAGTCTAGAAGTAGGAAAGGACTAAGGAGATAGATATTTTGGTGTACCTAGGGGGATTAATTTGTAACTGATTCTTCTGTGTATGGTATGCATAATCACATTTGCTCCAGTGCCTTAAATAAAGCTGAGTTAGCTTTCTCTGAATGCAGTGTAGAATGTGTTCAGTAGTTTACTGTGAAGTGACTGACGTGTTCAttgcctttgtttctttgtagaGCAAGGCTTAGATCACATAGCAGAAAACATCCTTTCCTATCTTGATGCCAGATCACtctgtgcagcagagctggtaTGTAAGGAGTGGCAGAGAGTCATCTCTGAGGGAATGCTATGGAAAAAATTGATTGAAAGAATGGTACGCACAGATCCGCTGTGGAAGGGACTGTCAGAAAGAAGGGGTTGGTAAGTACCTGGACAATAATTCATCTTTTACTGTGTTCTCCTTGATAGATTTAGCTAATGGTGAGCTCCACCAGAGAGCAAGTTGGCAGTTAGTATCACTGCAGTCCTCATCTCTTCTGTGAACTGtcggggcagcagcagcaaagagcttTTCATCCTTCACAAGGATATGAAGGTATCAGGTGTTCTGCTTTAGAAACCTGTTTCTCTGTGCTCTCTAGTGGTGTGCCTAAGAAAATGCAAGGCATGGTGTGAAGAGCTGTGCAGAAGGAGGACACCCTGCTGGCCAAAGCCTTGTGAAGCAGAGAACCCTCAATCAGAAAGCCATAAGGAAAAcacctgtttcttttcaaatacagttatCAAATTGTAAAGTCACAAGGGTTACAATTTCAATACCGAAAATTATTACAAGTATTCTGTAAGAATGTGCCATAagtttttgttctgtgcttaTTTTGAATTCCTTTACAGTTTGGCTTCTTCGtggtaaattaaaaaatatgtttctggTTCTTTCTAGGGATCAGTACCTGTTTAAAAACAGACCAACAGATGGCCCCCCAAATTCATTTTACAGGTCCTTATACCCAAAGATAATACAGGACATAGAGGTATGTTTTCTGACACGTAatatctgcagcagaaatgataTTTCTGTAGTTAATGTTTCAAAGATGCATGCTGGAACAATGAAGCATATTGTATGTATTTGTATTGCTACTGCTTTCTGAGCTCTGAAAACGTAAGAAATACCCTCAGCAACCTTAATGCATTACTTCAAGGTTTGGGTTAACACTGTCCTTCTTGCATTTAAAGATTTTGGGACTCTTTTGGGTCTGTGGTTTTTAATAAAATGGCAGTTTTAGGAAACTTACTACTCCGAGACAGTTCTATGTACTGCAGAATGTTCTAGTATATTTGCTACGCTTGCTTAAAACATAATCTGAGGGTTAACGCTAAACACTAATGGTTTGTAAGTGTAGCTTGTATAGTAAGTTGTTACTTGTATCATTTACAGTTTTACaaacacagctttctgcaaTAGATGGGAAtcttttttgaagatttttgtGGTGGGAGAAAAATTAGTCCTACGGTAACAAACTCAACAGGTGTATCAGTGGTAAGGAGGTGGTAGAACCGACAAATCTTTTGTCTGATACATAAATGGTGGTTATCTTGCTTCAGTAACAAAGTTGGGCTcactttttaaagatatttctgatCAGGATCATCTTAGTATTCTACTTAGCAGCAGAATGTTGGTCTTGCTCAGTTTGCTGTGTACCCACCTCAGAACTCTTCAGTGATATCTCATGCTTTGTGGTACTTATTTCAACCACGTGATGGACATAAAATTTTGGTCTGAAATTCATTGGTGGGGAAATATGTTTTGATGTTTAAGGCAAGTGTGATCTAATGGAATCATTCTGCTATGGCAAACATGAGTTTGTGTTGCTTGGCACTCTGTAAAATTATTCAGAACTCTTAGCCTATCTGTAACTGTAAGATGTAACTGCTGCAAAATATAATCcaatttctaaatatttttaacctGTTACACAATTTATAAACTTTTAAAGGTGCAGAACTAAGGGTTAAATGTCGTCTAGGCAAGGAAAGATCAAATTTAATCTTACTTGCAAGCTGAATGATGCACATCTTACTATTTGGATGGAGACCTCTTGTATGCGTAAGGAGTGACAGTGTTATTATAGTGATGCTAAGCCCATGGAATTAAAGGAAACTCTTGATGTgatattcttttgttttatgcaAAATTTTGATGTTGTTCAGTAAAGAAAGTGGGAGAAAAGCAGTGTAAAAAGACCTTCGAGGTCATATAGAACATTGAAGGAGTTCAACATGATTCTATCCCACAGTTTAGAAGTTCTTCTAATGCTTAACTTCTGATACTCATTTTGTAAGTGGAAAATTTATATAGGATTTATTCTGATTTCGAGAGATGGAGTGTTCCTTCAAGGTGCTATGAAGACTTGTGGCCTTTAAACTTTCACAGTCTGTTATTGAATAATATGATTCTTTAGTTGCTGGAGATGCACTAATAAGATACACAGAGATGATGCTCCTGAAATGGACAGTTCTCACTGGTAGGAAATGAGTAGGGGGAAAAAGACCAAATTCTCGTGCTTCACTCATTGCCATTACTAATACAAATATTAGAAGTTAAAATATTCCAGTATCTTGAAGCAGAGAAGGATTATGccactaaaaaaaatactggtgAACATGTTACTTGAGAAACtcaattttgttaaaataacagtaaatttGTTAGACCTTCAAATTAAGAGAACTTTTGCACTGTGCTGCCTGAAAAGTAGCTAACCTATTcaaaatgtgcagaaaataTCAGTGCTTGAAGTCAAGAAATAATATTCTGTTGAGCTCTACAATTCTCCTCTGAATTTCAgctcatacatttttatttttttcatcatatgATGCTGAGGTGGATGATGTGACAAATGTTGAATGTGTAAAGTAAGGAGGCATCTTATGTTAAGCTGGAGCTGTGGAGCAGCACGTATGTAGAGCACCACAAGCCACTAGTACCTGAAAGTAATAAAGTGAGTAATGAGTCTTTACTGGTTGGCAGTCATTTTGGGTTCAATTTAAGGTACTGTCAGCTAACCTCAAAGGTGTACATGGCCCATGGATACTACTGTAGAAAAGTAAGGCTGGAAGGACACAGGAGCTATCAGCTGTGGGCTCTTGATTCTTCAGTTCACTTTAGCAAAAGTGTAAGCCTCTATTTGTCCATATTCAGGAACCAAATGCATCTTTGTCCAGTCTTCTGGAGTGGTGAAGTCTCTGCTGGAAGCTCATGGCTACTTCCAGTGTCATCGCTGTTGGGTCCATATGGCCGGGCAGCATATTTCCCACTCCGGGCTCTTGGAAATGGCTCAAGTGGAAGGGAAAGGCAGAATGGAGAGAGTGTCATACCATGTCAGTTTTTTCCCTgcttaaatgtttctttcaggcttttgaaatactgctgtttttaGGTTTCCAACCTGGAGTGAGGTTAGTGTTTTTGCTAATAACCCAGGATCCTATCATTCATCTGCTTCCAAGagtaaattagattttttttcttataaatcaCCCTTTTAAAGTACTTTTCACAAATTGCTTCCCTGAAGGACTGTCGAAGGAAGCTTTTAACGTTGTTTAAAAATGTAGGTGGTAGGTAACAATGGCAACAAGACTTAACTGTAGGAGTTGGAACACTTGATTTCCTTCAgcttggttttgattttgtttggttgttttcttaCATCTAGAGTTGTACTTTCCCTTAATTTCatacttttccattttcttcacttttcaaAGCAATATGCAGAAGCTCTTAAATAAGACTTCAATTTTAGCAGTGTTGAAGAGTTTTCTATCTCTGaatatcaaaatgttttttctttaaatattagtCTGGGCCTTTAATaagatcttcattttctgtcagagCTTAGGGAGCTCGTGATGAGCCAAAGATGCAGACACTCCCTTCATCCTCCTACCAAGGCTACTGTGTTAGCACTGCAATATGAATTATCTTAGTATCTCTATTATCTTGCATCTGAAGGACTCGATTTCTTTAATACAGTAACAGCTATTTGATGTAACAGAAAATCTGATCAGTCAGTATTTTACCTGTGGAGGACAAAGATGAAGGACATTTGGCTACACTGTTCCTGACGTGAGGAGGTGCTGGTTTTCAGGAGCTGGTGCTGACCTGGCTCTGTGGGTGGAGGTGAGCTCCAAGAGGAATGTCCTCTATACTTTTGATTGACTGACGGAATTTGAAAAGTAATCCAAAGCTTGAATTAACGATTGGAGGGAAAACTGAGGAATGATAAGTAGCAAATGTGAATTCTTCCCGTAGGACGCTATTTGCATTTTAGGTCAAAAGTCCATGCAGCCACAAAGTGTCATTTACTGCAAGGCAGGACAGGCTGTGATTTGGCGAATGAGGCTCCCTTGCCTCTCTGAAGGTTTATTAGTGCCGATGTCGTGCCAAACACATTTTAGGAACATAATGTCACTTCTGAAATCATTGGATTCGAAAATAAGAGGACATTTAGAGATCTGAAATGAAGTTCTTGGAAAGAGGTCTCTCCCTCCACTGCGAAGCCAAATATTTAATAAGGTTTCATTTCTCAAGAGGTGGTCCAGCAATGCTGAATGTCTCCAAGTCCCACGCTGGATTGCCAAGCttctgtaggatttttttttttttagaggaaaacCGATTTGGGGGCATATCTTAGGAAACGGAATCTGGGTTTGCAAGACTTGTTTATAGAGAGAACTTCTTTGCTGCAAGGTGTGCTGTGACTGGGTACAGCCCCGAAGCGCTGTGTGAAGGTCAGCTGTTTGGAGTGGGTTGTGTTAATGGGCAGCATGCCAAGATGGGAAGCTTAATACTGCTGATTGCAGAACCCCGAGTCCCTGgattttttccatattatttGTGAAGCCCGGCCAACTGTTTGGTTTTCCCTGCAGAACTAGCACAAGTATCCATGTGATGAGTTGAGAAGAGTGTTTCATAAATGTTCCCCTTATCTTCAAGATCACGGCAAGTGCCCTCATCTCGATTCTGTGGAAACTTAGGTCCACCTATTTCAGAGGAgaattaaaatgtgattttccttcacattttcagACTTCAGCTGCTTGAAAGGCACATCTTAACATGAAACTGGCCCACAGAATGAGGTGAGACCGAGTGCTCGTGGTGCATGGCATAGACCTCAACTCTCATAACTGAGAGGGGCAGAAAACTGCTTTCGGGTCTCCATGCTGCGAGGCAGATCCTCAGCTGGGCTTTGTTCATCCCCTTTGCCTGCACCACAGCTGCTTTCCACAAATGAGCAGCCAAAGCTGCCATTTTCTTCTGGAGGTTTGAAAGAGGGATTTTGTGTTCCTGTTTGAGTATTTCAAATGCCCTGGTGCTCTGGTAGGGGCTGATAAGTACCTGTTTaaataaaactatatttttatGGCATTGTGTGTAAAGTTTCAAATGGGAACTGAAAGATgcaacaattttgtttttcatcatcaCTGCACTTTGTCAGGTgtgtgcacagcagctgtgtgtcATCAGAGTACTTCggagcagctctctgcttccATTGATGTTAGCTTCCATTGATGTTAGCTCCCGTTTTTAACACTTGCTCTCCAGCTCTGGAAGAGGTGGATTTGTTGTGCAGTTGCAACAGtactttttcctctcacttGGGCAGCAGGAGTCCATTTAAAGTCAGTTTATTTTGATATTGCATCTGTAACCTGAAAGCTTGGCACTTTACTGTGTCTTCTAAGTGCACTATATGTTGTTGATGGAAGTTGGAGGTGAGGGGgaacattaaagagaaaaccAGCAAGAGCCATCTGTGGGTGGTACCTTGGTCATTGCTGCTTGCAGGTGCAGAGGTCGAAAGGATTCTCTTTGTCAGAGGCTGCCTTGGATCTCTTGGGATTTCATGCTTCGTGGCTACCTGTGCAGAGGTGCCTGATAGAGCAGACAGACCTTTTGGGAAAATGCAACTGCTTTGCTCATCTCCGTCCTCTTGTTACATGTCCTACTGATTAGGAGATGAGAAGGTTCCTGTGTTTGTTCCCTCCCTGGGAGAACACCCCACCCACACGGGTCAGATCCCAGAGTCTCacacagcagcctgctgcttggcagcctccctgggcagggtgctgggaCACAGTGCCATTACACCTCATTCCATTCTGGGAGCAGTCTGTTATTGCCTGCCTCTGCACTCTTCTGTTCCTCTCAGCACGTCAGTCACTGCCACCATCCAGGGCAGCAGGAGTCCTAATATTAAATTACTGTTCTTCAGGTCTAAAACTTCAGTTTGTCttcccctcttttttctttttttttttttacctgatttGCTTAAGGCGTCCCTGGTGCGTAACATCACTTTGCCACTCTGAGAGATCATCGTCTTTTCTTTACACTTTATAAGATAGTCTTAATTATCCTGTCTGCTTTTTCCCAGGGTGACGTCCTATATTCCTTTTGTGTTGTTGGCCTTTAATGCAGTTTCTGCAAGTCgtcttctcttcctctgtaaCAAGTGAGCCTATTCCGCTGTCTATATCTGTCTCATTCAACATCTGATCAGTTCTCTCTGTGGCTTTAAAAAGggttctgcaaagctgcagtgagACTTGGGAACAGTTTTACTTAGTGGACCATTGAGCAGCTTCCAATATATGTATTGGGTTGGTTGCATGCAGGAAGACAACACTTCATCAATTTATATTGTTCACATTTGAGTCTTATCTGAGCAGCTGTAAATGATAGGAATTTAATTTTTAGGTCTAAATTCTGCcaaaaaaacatgatttaatTGTAATGCTTGCTAGGAAAACTTCCCATTCCTTTTTCTGTCGagttgtttatattttttgaCTCCACCATTTATGGCTTTTCTTCTGGTCTTGGAGTTCATACTAAAAGTGATACTTTACCCCAGACTAGTCGGAAAGCCCATGTAATATTTGGACTTGCAGTGACTCAGTGGTACACTCATAGCTGTTTGTCCTCACTTTAATTTCAGTGTTCTTCACAAGGTAACAGCACAGCCTGAGTGTGCTGTGTTCTCACAAGTCAAATCAGAAGCCCAGTTACTGAAAGTGTATGTTAATGGGGTTATAATCAATCACTGTTTGTTTGTCAGTGTTGCTTCTGTGATTGTTTATGAAGACGGGTTTTATTCTCACTTGGGTATTCAGGTAAATACACAAGCCCGGCCTTTACTTAGGATCCCTTTCTTGCATTTAATTACCATGTCACTGTTTATTTCGCCTCCCTGTGTAGGCTTTGCAATTGGAAAGCTTTGTCATGTGTTGCTGTGAGTTGCCCCTGTGTGGtctgaaatgctgtgctttgtgctgctgcagtaagGACAGGACAGGCAGCACTCTGCAGGTTGCTCCTGAGGAGCAGTTTAAGCCTCCTGGGCAGCATGCATCACGTAGACTTTCCTCACAAGCCTCTTACAGAGACTGTAGAAGCTGCTTGGCTTTTGCCAGCCAACAGCAGATTGGAAACCCAGCAGTGAAATTGGGACTGCCATCAGGATCTTTGAGGTCATCGTCCTTGTTCAGCGGTTTGgtgcttttctttaatttcctgATGGTCGTAGCATCTTGAGGGAGTCTGAAGAGGAAATTCCTCAGAAATGCAAGGAGCCTGGTGCCATGGCCAGTCCATCATTCCATCTTTGCTTATCAAACCTTTGAACTTCGTAAGGAACGAGATACTCAGCTCTCTTCACCGTGATGACACAGGATCAATTCTAAATGTGCGTGAAGAACAAGGGTTTGGGGCTTCAGCTGCACTTGCTGTAAATGCCCGGTGCCTCAGAGAATCCCTATTTATGGTTCAAGTATGTAGgttccttttcctgctgcttttgtgctgaAAATTGTCTTTTCTCAGGGAACGATCTCCTTGGTTTGGGGGGTAAAGATAAACCCACTTTGGAATAATATTCACAAGgataaaaatcccatttttaGCCAAGGAACTGAACACAGTGTACATCATcaaacatggggaaaaaaaaaaaaaagccctgctcTTAACAGATTATCCTTAACATCTAAAGTGTAGTAAATGTTCCAACTGGTAGTCTGGATGGATTGCATCTTTTTTTACTGTCCTTGTACCAGTGAACTTGCCTTGGCGTGGTTCAGACTTGGCGATAGCTCTGTATCTTGGGCTTCTCTGGGAGTTTTTCTCTCAAGGTGCCTTTTTCTGTCCAGTTCCACAGTTCTTCAGCTGCTCACTGGCTCTCCACATGGCAGATGCCTTGTCTTCATGTTTGTTCCGTATCCCTTGTGTCCGGATTTTGTTGGTTGTGTAGCACACTTGCTGCCATTGCCCTAAGTGAGCATTAGTGAAGTGTGTGAAACTGTCTGCTGTGCCTGTGAACCAAGGAGACAGTGTTCTGCACTGCTTGCTTTTAGCTGTGAAGCCCATGTTCAGGGGCTGTTACCTTGGAGACTTGCTACAGAAAACGCAGTAGAGCGCTGCATGAATTGGTGTTAGGTTGGTTGCTGTAAGCATGCAAATAAATGGAGTCTCTCAGTGTTGGCTCCATGATGCTTGTAACAGTCCATAAAACAGAGcagtttcttcctctctgcttgtACGCCCATGCATACCTACCCAACGTGTACGTAGTGTATTGAGATATCTCctggaaggagctgcagctgaaaacCTCTTCACTGCGCTGTTCGGTAACAACCAGAAATCTCCTACAGCAAAAAGCTTTTATGTGGTTGCCAGTATTGTATTAAACATGTTCCTTTTCAGAGGGTCCTCCAGGTTGCCCACCCACTCAGCTGTATTTAGTCAtctaaaataatgttatttctCTATACGTACACATCTGTTTTCACTCTGTTGCTAATTTAAATGCTGCTGTATATTCTCTGTGTATTGTGGCTCCTTTCCCAGCGCACTGAAAATTTACGCAGTGTAAGGGGATTTTACAAGTTCTCAAAAAACAAGAAGTATTTTCCCACAGTAGCCACACCGTATAACGTACAAATGAAATGATATCGACTCGCAGAATTAAAATGTACACCTGCATGTGACTTACTGCTTTATGGTGCCTTCATGTAGATGTAAATAATACCTTAGTTTCTTTTATCTGACGCCAGCGTTTTCTGGTGGTAAGCTTATTATGTCGCTTCCTACAGTGAGCTACTAAGAGTTAAGCCAACGCTAGTCCCAAAATGTTTGGTCAGCATACTCCTACTGACTGCTGTTCAGATTAGAAAACTGCTGGAGACGACTGTTTTGTGGTGCTCTTAACGTATGCTGTAGCTATTGGTAATGGCTGTCACAGGAGCCTGAGGTGTGGAGGTGCTGGGATGGTGTTGCAGTGCTGGTGGTTAGGGTAATCCAGCACGTGGTACATAAAACTGCTAATTTCTGACCTTTCCAAGAACGTTCCTTTAGGGAAACTCCCTTAGGCGACTTCTTAGAACTGAATGTCTGAACGTATACAGTTTCTGAAGCTATTTAAATTGGATGACTTGAATCTGGGATACATTATCTCCAGCGTATTCAGTGTTagttactgcatttttaaatatcttgcCTTCAGATCTTTAGTTATAACGGTTCGTGCTATTAGTGTCTTGAAttctctgctgtttccaagGGTAGTCTATCAGCTCTGTAACAGGGAACGAATTAATGAGTTGCAGTTCTGCCCTCCAAGCACAGACAATAAATCTTCAGATGAAGCTTGAGGGCCCTTCCTTCCTGACACCTCCAACCCATGCTGAGGAAGTAGCAAGGTGAGCAGTCTGCTACCTTCAGAGGAGGAGCCCAAATGGAGCCTGCACCAGATCTGAACAACCTGAGCCCAGTTCAGTGGCCAGAAAAGCTGATCCCGAGCTGGCAGATGGCTTGCTATCTTAATTTCATTAGCTTCCCCAACAAATTGGAAGAGAATGAGAGGGGATGGATAACCTGTCAGCATGCTCTTCCAGGAGCTTCCCTTAGTACTTATAATTCAGGCAAATTCCCACGTTACATCAGGTTTGTGTTATAATTGTGGATAATTCTCTCCAAGTTGCATAATGGCCGACAATTGAAGGATAAATGCATGGAAAAGCAAGTGATACACTGGTTTCTGCTAAAATGGGCATATTTTCCTGGAATTGAGAGATCGTAGTTGCACTGTACTTTTGTCTTTAATTATCATTTTAGTGGTTTTCTGATCTTGAGGAGAGGAAGAACTGCACGGAGCAGCAGAAGTGCCTGATACTGCTTTAGAGTTAGGATTTGGTTATACATGTTTTTTCCAAACTAACTGACAGTTGATCAGCTTCACCCCAGGATTCCATGCAGCATTGTGGAGGGCATCAGGGAAGCAGTCAAAGATGTGGGCTGTTGTGGTGCCTGTGCTGGAAGATGGAAAGCATTCCAGCCTCCCGGGTACTGCAGGTGTTGTCCCAGAGTTGTGCACAGACCTGACCAAAATCCCCTATCTCACATGTCTTTGAAGCCAACATTGGTCTTTTCACAAGTAGGAAAGCTGATCACAGGATGGAAATAATTCTTGTTCTGCTATGGAATAGTTTGCCTCCTTTTAAGGTGTCACGTCTCTTACCTGAAAggaggatgggaaaaaaaaaaaagtaagttttagCTGTTCTTCAGATTGTTTGAATTTTATATTCCttgttcagttttattttcttcatgctttaaGGTGCTTAGCAGAAGTTTCCATATCTCAAAATCCCTAGGGGGCATGACAGCTAGCATGGGGAATGGGTGGGCAGGGCCAGGGCAGGCCCAGCTATCTGTATGTTAGTTACTCGGTGGTGCTGAGCGCACACCATACAAGTTCTTCGCTGCTACTATCAGGTGACTGTGCAAATACAAGGGGAAACTGAATCGTTTTGAAATGCATCTTTGTGATGGTTCCTCTGAATGTTCTCATGAGGGCTGCTTGACTATGATTTTCAGCACTGAACACTGCTTTTGTTGTGACAAAATACGAAGGTCCAAGTCCATggtgttttaaatatttttctgggtGGGTGGGAGCGatgcatttatattttgtcCACCCAGCATTTAAAGATGAACTTTGTAACGGTGGGAAAGATTTGCTGTGCATCTGTTGGAGTCATCGTGCTGGAGCATGCAGCCTCATGCCTAACTCTCGATTGTTTCATCTCCTGATAGACTATAGAATCTAACTGGCGATGCGGGCGACATAACTTGCAGAGGATTCAGTGCCGCTCTGAGAATAGCAAAGGTGTCTACTGTTTACAGTATGATGATGAAAAGATAATCAGTGGCCTACGAGATAACTCCATTAAGGTAAACGCTTTTTCGGTCTTTTCCCTGTATGTAGATGGTAGTTCTGCTATTGAGGGAGAGCTGCTTGTTTCCTTGTTGAGTTCTCTTGTCTCTTCTTCCAACAGTGCTTCTCTCTTCAGGGTTTATGAGGACTGGATGCCTTCTGCAGCCCTGTTAAGTCTTTGCCTGTGTTTTACTCTAGGAACTTTGCAGACAGGAAATCAGTACTACTGGCTACAAAGAAACTTGTGAAATCAGAGTTACCTACACGAAAGAGGACTGTGCAGTACTTACTGTCAGCTGTGTCTCTGTCATTCCAAATCGTTCGCTTTCATGAAAATAAGCTGCTTTCCTGCAAGCTGTCCCTGAGCACcatggcatttctttttgtaaaataagcatttgtCTTTTCATGATCATTGGTTGTTTCACTGTTATGCCAAAAACTTGCATTCAGGAGACTCACCAACTTAAAAGGGAGGACAAGAGTCACTGTCTGGACAGGCAGCCTAGCCAAGGATTCTTGCTGCTGCGTccagatttcttcctttcttcttagTAGCAGCAGTATTCAAGTTTCTTGAACCCATGTTCTTGATCTTGGCGAgccatttatattttttatttttgacagaTTTGGGACAAAACAAGCTTGGAATGCTTGAAAGTATTAACAGGACATACTGGCTCAGTTCTTTGTCTGCAGTATGATGAAAGGGTCATTGTAACTGGATCTTCAGATTCTACAGTGAGGTGAGTGTTAagttttttggggaaaaaagtggaaaaaaaacaccaatgtGAATATTGGGGTTGAGAGTATTTGTAATAATCTCAGAATGTCAGAAAACATCCCTCATGTGAGTGTGATCCCATTATTCCAAAAATAAGGTATTTGCACTTGGCAAAGCATCacattcagtcatttttttcccaggctgTCTCATGCTTTGTAGTGTTAAGCATTGTGAAGGCACGTGAGCTATGTCATTCAAAGCACAACATGAAGTAGAATGGCTGGTGCCCTGCTTACATGGCGATTACCCCATTTAGGTTTTCTTATATCACCTTTTGACATACTTTATGTCAAGTACTTTATGTCAGTACTGTACAATCCTTTCTTTTAGTAGTGGTCCCAACTCAGGCTTTTCCTGGCCTAACTGCTCACCGCTGCTAGTTACTGCTTGTGACTGAGAAGTGAACCAGGTTACTTCCCCAGTTCCTACCTTTCTGCCCTTCTGTAGCCTGAAGAGGTGGTGGCAAACCAGTGATCTCTTTTGAAGATGGTAGCGGAGCTGTGTGTGTTTGCACTATATAATGTACATATTTCCTTCATTTGGgataaaattcttttcttttgcagagtTTGGGATGTAAATACAGGTGAAGTTCTGAACACGTTGATTCATCACAATGAAGCAGTGCTTCATTTGAGGTTCAGTAATGGCTTAATGGTGACATGCTCAAAGGACAGATCCATTGCTGTCTGGGATATGGCATCACCTACTGACATCACCCTGCGCCGTGTCTTGGTTGGCCATCGTGCTGCTGTTAACGTGGTAGACTTCGATGACAAGTATATTGTGTCGGCGTCAGGTGACAGGACCATTAAAGTAAGTTGGCAGAGCTCTCCTGTGGGTCTGAATGCCTACCAAGccagaaaagcttttgaaagttACAATTCAAATCCGAGTAGCCAAGGCTTTTGTAAACACTTCTGTGCCTTTCTCCTTACCATTCAGCTAGCTGCTTCCTCATGCTAGCTGTTAATGTCGTCTTTCATATAACGAGGCTTGTAACATTTTTGTGGTTACTGCTGTACAGCTCCAAAAAAGTAAAGCCCACTCGTCATTTGAACTCTAATCTCAAGATTGGT of the Numida meleagris isolate 19003 breed g44 Domestic line chromosome 12, NumMel1.0, whole genome shotgun sequence genome contains:
- the FBXW11 gene encoding F-box/WD repeat-containing protein 11 isoform X2, coding for MEDQNEDESPKKNTLWQISNGTSSVIVSRKRPSEGNYEKEKDLCIKYFDQWSESDQVEFVEHLISRMCHYQHGHINSYLKPMLQRDFITALPEQGLDHIAENILSYLDARSLCAAELVCKEWQRVISEGMLWKKLIERMVRTDPLWKGLSERRGWDQYLFKNRPTDGPPNSFYRSLYPKIIQDIETIESNWRCGRHNLQRIQCRSENSKGVYCLQYDDEKIISGLRDNSIKIWDKTSLECLKVLTGHTGSVLCLQYDERVIVTGSSDSTVRVWDVNTGEVLNTLIHHNEAVLHLRFSNGLMVTCSKDRSIAVWDMASPTDITLRRVLVGHRAAVNVVDFDDKYIVSASGDRTIKVWSTSTCEFVRTLNGHKRGIACLQYRDRLVVSGSSDNTIRLWDIECGACLRVLEGHEELVRCIRFDNKRIVSGAYDGKIKVWDLQAALDPRAPASTLCLRTLVEHSGRVFRLQFDEFQIISSSHDDTILIWDFLNVPPSAPNETRSPSRTYTYISR